In Antechinus flavipes isolate AdamAnt ecotype Samford, QLD, Australia chromosome 3, AdamAnt_v2, whole genome shotgun sequence, a genomic segment contains:
- the CRYBA2 gene encoding beta-crystallin A2 encodes MSGTLSQGSSPARLTLWEEENFQGRRCELMSECSSIRELSGFRRVRSVKVESGAWVGFEYPDFQGQQFILEKGDYPRSTAWSGSSGYRTDQLLSFRPLLCANHSDSRVTLYEGENFQGCKFELSDDYPSLPAMGWASKDVGSLKVTSGAWVGYQYPGFRGYQYVLEQDRHSGEFRKYSEFGTQAHTNQLQSIRRVQH; translated from the exons ATGAGCGGCACCCTGTCCCAGGGCTCCAGCCCAGCCCGCCTCACTCtctgggaggaagagaatttccAGGGCCGCCGCTGTGAGTTGATGAGCGAATGTTCCAGCATCCGAGAGCTTAGCGGCTTTCGCAGGGTGCGCTCTGTCAAAGTGGAAAGCGGCGC ATGGGTGGGCTTCGAGTACCCGGATTTCCAGGGCCAGCAGTTCATCCTGGAGAAGGGCGACTATCCTCGATCTACTGCATGGAGCGGCAGCAGCGGCTACCGAACCGACCAGCTTCTCTCCTTCCGACCCCTGCTCTGCGCC AATCACAGTGACAGCCGAGTGACCCTTTATGAGGGTGAAAACTTCCAGGGATGCAAGTTTGAATTGAGTGATGACTATCCATCCCTGCCTGCCATGGGCTGGGCCAGCAAGGATGTGGGCTCCCTCAAAGTCACCTCAGGAGC ATGGGTAGGCTACCAATATCCTGGCTTCCGGGGCTACCAGTATGTATTGGAGCAGGACCGGCATAGTGGAGAGTTTCGAAAATACAGCGAGTTTGGTACCCAGGCCCATACCAACCAGCTGCAATCCATCCGAAGAGTCCAGCACTAG
- the FEV gene encoding protein FEV: MSLALVLPRELESSELLRFRFGPPREGDQLRLGKGGGTCPQRDKRDLAAGSGQIQLWQFLLELLADRANAGCIAWEGGHGEFKLTDPDEVARRWGERKSKPNMNYDKLSRALRYYYDKNIMSKVHGKRYAYRFDFQGLAQACQPPPAHAHAHAAAAAAAAAAAAHDGALYKLPATLAPLPFPGLSKLNLVAASAGVAPASFSYWPGPAPAAAATAAAAAAALYPNPGLQPPPGPFGAVATTSHLGGVGGHYH; the protein is encoded by the exons ATGTCGCTGGCCCTGGTGCTGCCTCGAGAGCTCGAAAG TTCTGAGCTCTTACGCTTCCGCTTCGGGCCCCCGAGGGAAGGGGACCAGCTGAGACTGGGGAAGGGGGGCGGCACCTGTCCTCAAAGGGACAAGCGCGACCTCGCCGCGG GCAGCGGCCAGATCCAGCTGTGGCAGTTCCTGCTGGAGCTGCTGGCTGACCGGGCGAACGCGGGCTGCATCGCGTGGGAGGGCGGCCACGGCGAGTTCAAGCTGACCGACCCAGACGAGGTGGCGCGGCGCTGGGGCGAGCGCAAGAGCAAGCCCAACATGAATTACGACAAGCTGAGCCGGGCGCTGCGTTACTACTACGACAAGAACATCATGAGCAAAGTTCACGGAAAGCGCTACGCTTACCGTTTCGACTTCCAGGGCCTGGCCCAGGCCTGCCAGCCCCCGCCGGCTCATGCCCACGCTCATGCGGCGGCCGCagcggccgccgccgccgccgcagctCACGACGGCGCGCTCTACAAGCTGCCCGCGACCCTGGCGCCTTTGCCCTTCCCCGGCCTCTCCAAACTCAACCTCGTGGCGGCCTCCGCCGGGGTGGCCCCCGCCAGCTTCTCCTATTGGCCCGGTCCGGCCCCTGCAGCCGCGGcaaccgccgccgccgccgccgcagctCTCTATCCCAACCCCGGCCTCCAGCCTCCACCCGGGCCCTTCGGAGCTGTGGCCACCACCTCACACCTCGGAGGGGTGGGAGGGCACTATCACTGA